A genome region from Hevea brasiliensis isolate MT/VB/25A 57/8 chromosome 7, ASM3005281v1, whole genome shotgun sequence includes the following:
- the LOC110671120 gene encoding metal transporter Nramp3.2, with amino-acid sequence MRPQDHPQQPLLLNRGEEEEEEEEEDEQETAYDSDEKVHIIGIDADSDSDNAPPFSWRKLWLFTGPGFLMSIAFLDPGNLEGDLQAGAIAGYSLLWLLLWATAMGLLVQLLAARLGVATGRHLAELCREEYPSWARMVLWIMAELALIGADIQEVIGSAIAIKILSNGVLPLWAGVIITACDCFIFLFLENYGVRKLEAVFAVLIATMALSFAWMFGDAKPNGMELLLGIVVPKLSSKTIQQAVGVVGCIIMPHNVFLHSALVQSRDVDHTKKGRVKEALRYYSIESTVALIVSFIINLFVTTVFAKGFYGTELANNIGLVNAGQYLQEKYGGGFFPILYIWGIGLLAAGQSSTITGTYAGQFIMGGFLNLRLKKWLRALITRSCAIIPTMIVALVFDTSEDTLDVLNEWLNVLQSIQIPFALIPLLCLVSKEQIMGTFKIGTVLKMVSWLVAALVMLINGYLLIDFFSHEVNGVIFATVVCIFTGAYVAFIIYLVSRGITFASWCYPPKNVEGIE; translated from the exons ATGCGACCCCAAGATCACCCCCAGCAACCTCTATTGCTCAAccgaggagaagaagaagaagaagaagaagaagaagatgagcagGAAACCGCTTATGATTCTGACGAGAAAGTCCACATCATCGGAATCGACGCTGACTCCGACTCCGACAACGCGCCGCCATTCTCATGGAGAAAGCTTTGGCTTTTCACTGGTCCCGGTTTCTTAATGTCCATAGCGTTCCTTGATCCCGGGAATTTGGAGGGGGATCTTCAGGCTGGAGCGATTGCTGGGTATTCGTTACTCTGGCTTCTCTTGTGGGCCACGGCTATGGGGCTTCTCGTTCAGCTCCTGGCGGCTCGGCTCGGCGTGGCGACTGGGAGGCATTTGGCTGAGCTGTGTAGAGAGGAGTATCCCTCGTGGGCTCGAATGGTGCTGTGGATTATGGCTGAGTTGGCTTTGATAGGGGCTGACATACAGGAGGTTATTGGAAGTGCTATTGCTATTAAGATTTTGAGTAATGGGGTTTTGCCTTTATGGGCTGGCGTTATAATCACCGCTTGTGATTG TTTTATCTTCCTATTTCTTGAGAACTATGGTGTGAGGAAATTGGAAGCAGTTTTTGCTGTTCTCATTGCAACAATGGCACTCTCATTTGCTTGGATGTTTGGTGATGCAAAACCCAACGGCATggagcttcttctgg GTATTGTAGTTCCTAAACTGAGCTCCAAAACAATACAACAGGCTGTTGGAGTTGTGGGTTGCATTATCATGCCTCACAATGTATTTTTGCATTCTGCTCTTGTGCAGTCAAGGGATGTTGACCACACCAAGAAAGGCCGGGTTAAAGAAGCTCTCAGATACTACTCCATAGAATCTACTGTTGCCCTTATAGTATCTTTCATTATCAATTTATTTGTGACAACCGTGTTTGCGAAAGGTTTTTATGGTACAGAACTGGCAAATAATATTGGCCTTGTGAATGCTGGGCAATACCTTCAAGAGAAATATGGGGGTGGATTTTTCCCAATTTTGTACATATGGGGTATTGGATTATTAGCAGCCGGCCAGAGTAGCACTATTACTGGCACTTATGCCGGGCAGTTTATTATGGGAGGTTTCCTGAACTTGAGATTGAAGAAATGGCTCAGGGCATTGATCACCCGAAGCTGTGCAATCATCCCTACTATGATTGTTGCACTTGTTTTTGATACATCTGAGGACACTCTGGATGTTCTAAATGAATGGTTAAACGTGCTTCAATCGATTCAGATTCCTTTTGCACTTATCCCTCTTCTCTGTTTGGTCTCCAAGGAGCAAATCATGGGCACTTTCAAAATTGGTACTGTTCTCAAG ATGGTATCTTGGCTTGTGGCAGCACTGGTGATGTTAATCAACGGTTACCTTTTAATCGACTTTTTCTCCCATGAAGTGAATGGAGTAATTTTTGCCACCGTGGTATGCATTTTCACTGGTGCATATGTAGCATTCATAATTTACCTCGTTTCCAGGGGAATCACCTTTGCTTCATGGTGCTATCCTCCTAAAAATGTAGAAGGAATCGAGTAA